A region from the Vulpes lagopus strain Blue_001 chromosome 5, ASM1834538v1, whole genome shotgun sequence genome encodes:
- the LGALS2 gene encoding galectin-2 — MSGKFEVTNMDMKLGATLKIKGKIAGDADGFVINLGQGSDKVNLHFNPRFHESVIVCNSRDGNWGQEQRDKHMCFSPGSEVKFSVTFENDGFKVKLPDGHQLTFPNRLGHSHLSYLGVQGGLKVSSFKIE, encoded by the exons ATGTCG GGGAAATTTGAGGTTACGAACATGGACATGAAGTTGGGGGCAACCCTGAAGATTAAGGGCAAGATTGCTGGTGATGCTGATGG GTTTGTGATTAATCTGGGCCAGGGGTCAGATAAAGTGAACCTGCATTTCAACCCACGCTTCCACGAATCCGTCATCGTCTGCAACTCACGGGATGGCAACTGGGGGCAGGAGCAACGGGATAAGCACAtgtgcttcagcccagggtcagAGGTCAAG TTCTCCGTGACCTTTGAGAATGACGGATTCAAGGTGAAGCTGCCAGATGGGCACCAGTTGACCTTTCCCAACAGGCTGGGCCACAGCCACCTGAGCTACCTGGGCGTGCAGGGCGGGCTGAAGGTCTCCTCCTTCAAGATAGAATAA
- the CDC42EP1 gene encoding cdc42 effector protein 1, whose amino-acid sequence MPGPQGGGGAPAMSLGKLSPVGWVSSSHGKRRLTADMISPPLGDFRHTMHVGRGGDVFGDTSFLSNHGGSSGGTHRSPRSFLAKKLQQVRRVGAPPRRMASPPAPSPAPPAISPIIKNAISLPQLNQAAYDSLLVSKFTFDHSPATSTDGRSNYGLDSGFCTISRVPRQEKPRDRDHDSTFPSEPELRRSDSLLSFRLDLDLGPSLLSELLGVMSLSEASAADTPTPATSPPAPAPSPPARAPSSPAPATSPPAPATRTPAPAARTPALTSRPPAPASSPQPRGRCPNGVTAGLLAEVRASPVEDYPRAPADMAPGRHWGAGWGDSQGSSWRELQGVLPQARASWDSLDEEWGQAGSRAPVPSTVQANTFEFADAEEDDEVKV is encoded by the exons ATGCCGGGCCCCCAGGGGGGCGGAGGAGCCCCTGCCATGAGCCTGGGCAAGCTCTCACCAGTGGGCTGGGTGTCCAGCTCACACGGGAAGAGGCGGCTGACGGCAGATATGATCAGCCCCCCGCTCGGGGACTTCCGCCACACCATGCACGTGGGCCGTGGCGGGGATGTCTTCGGCGACACCTCCTTTCTCAGCAACCACGGTGGCAGCTCGGGGGGCACTCATCGCTCACCCCGCAGCTTCCTGGCCAAGAAGCTACAGCAGGTGCGGAGAGTAGGGGCGCCGCCCCGGCGGATGGCCTCCCCGCCGGCGCCCTCCCCTGCTCCACCGGCCATCTCCCCGATCATCAAGAACGCCATCTCCCTGCCCCAGCTCAACCAGGCCGCCTACGACAGCCTCTTGGTGAGCAAGTTCACCTTTGACCACAGCCCTGCCACTTCCACGGATGGCCGCTCCAATTACG GCCTGGACTCTGGGTTCTGCACTATCTCCCGCGTGCCTCGCCAGGAAAAGCCTCGTGACCGAGACCATGATAGTACCTTCCCTTCTGAGCCTGAGCTTCGCCGCTCTGACTCCCTCCTGTCCTTCCGCCTGGACCTCGACCTTGGGCCATCTCTCCTCAGTGAGCTGCTGGGGGTCATGAGCCTTTCAGAAGCCTCTGCAGCTgacaccccaacccctgccacaagccccccagcccctgccccaagcCCCCCAGCCCGTGCCCCAAGCTCCCCAGCTCCTGCCAcaagccccccagcccctgctacAAGAACCCCAGCCCCTGCTGCAAGAACCCCAGCGCTTACCTCAagacccccagcccctgcctcaaGTCCCCAACCCCGTGGACGCTGCCCCAATGGGGTAACTGCTGGGCTGTTGGCTGAGGTGAGGGCCAGCCCAGTGGAAGATTATCCCCGTGCACCTGCTGACATGGCCCCTGGCAGGCACTGGGGAGCAGGCTGGGGGGACAGCCAGGGCAGCTCCTGGCGGGAGCTGCAGGGGGTGCTGCCCCAGGCTCGGGCTTCTTGGGACAGCCTGGATGAAGagtgggggcaggcaggcagcagggcccCCGTGCCCAGCACAGTGCAAGCAAACACCTTTGAGTTTGCTGATGCTGAGGAGGATGATGAAGTCAAGGTGTGA